In Notamacropus eugenii isolate mMacEug1 chromosome 1, mMacEug1.pri_v2, whole genome shotgun sequence, one genomic interval encodes:
- the MKI67 gene encoding proliferation marker protein Ki-67 isoform X2: MNTFGYIVIIKRTGSEGHRYPLSQRACLFGRGTECDIRLQLPVVSRQQCKIEFNEQLEAILINLNSANPTQLNGAAFYHPVKLEHGDLITIFDRSFRFEYENASQNEGKPRRSSEPRIKMVTPTRSRSASILDSEQCERRDQSFRDTPTKYSEENITRQFSPVHSLEEKANANESKKDDDASDNVEEHFIGKVPTLKTKELKENTTNVIENTVSTDSGGSDGSGRSDGNGGDVSLFSTLEQPGKSGKGYFSPFSELFGLMKEELSCKSQQIGDLNHSSRKSGAASQVSMDGKEWEAELLHLPGSRPLRRSKTLKHITISGAEKEGGTFKELWLEDPFKNYSSEKVIVKAQDQELQQLSTPRKRRKSEELPAENSGERKNKTGKEARRRSAPVGPLSEAKSQHSLYPLRSQTKTPEMCSLRSSRLSKLGREALEAQKSKATPAEKPILKESDSNGTGEFVDLTKNKGSSKGNKNQLTPKKASNSEQISKKIQDELDFEDTVIESDGLSAKRRRVSFGVHLRPELFDENLPPNTPVKKGESPGIRRTSFGNCPPRAVLKKPIIKQEHSKLPEKEPPSTSLVEGMLHVQDLSLELPASPKKISSASSEDISQSYFLDENAMCVPVEIQPQKTVNTPSYSRRSSGRRSQYDTLQRIYAKRRSGASEANLMVVHSWADVVRLGTRKPQTGVVVKHGLERRVIKKQKRLTPKKPANEAQNHFSTGHANSPCTIVIGRAHTEKVTAPIRPCRMLNNFVLNPNMDMNEDLTGLADMFETPMKQKPQSPETGTTLQHLSEEQSSFSGDASSGPTSERVMIPFIPDTARQISGQSITCRRSPRNRQSWRGDDEMSIKALREISEIRSDKIMKIPLPDIDVDHKILTPSSKRQKTSTPKENVPTPYLNRIETPDQIESATHDTQKVNLGRSMNQSVALGGEQHSEMATPNSGARILEDICVKGASEIPSNKGEQPKENSVDIHIDLRDQKPKMSEGQLGVTTSLKIGSDKEQPVTDHLAGNQKHVRISLQNEKYSPTGSNKMIKQKPDIVSLDVLTTPGTVTIKNELGGIKKIIKTPKEKIEPVDDLIGIREIMTSPTQMVAEIKDGENKVADSAGNDVSIQKNLRTTPKQVVCSAEGAEVPKKLMRTVKQQTEVQDLTNTEQLMSTPKRKCESVEHLTMVKRLMRTPKDKVEPGEDVAGNERLMRTPKEKELVESHKSNRNVNVRQTPKQKGQSIEDMVGISRLTHVPKEKREPPEDLTGPKEPMSTPKQIIEPVKDQKVNQAIMKKSSPKYESGDLTCIKRLMRTPTVKGGEPVEDLTGIKRLMRTPREKGEPVEDLTGIKRLMRTPKVKGEEPAEDLTGIKRLMRTPKVKGEEPAEDLTGIKRLMRTPKVKGAEPAEDLTGIKRLMRTPKVKGAEPAEDLTGIKRLMRTPKVKGAEPAEDLTGIKRLMRTPKVKGAEPAEDLTGIKRLMRTPKVKGAEPAEDLTGIKRLMRTPKVKGGEPIEDLTGIKRLMRTPKVKRGEPVEDLTGIKRLMRSPKVKGEPVEDLTGIKRLMRTPKVKRGEPVEDLTGIKRLMRSPKVKGEPVEDLTGIKRLMRSPKEKGEVLEDLTDVIMFMETPDKVAENISSRNTVMQSNSQEISDIDSEFSEKIQEIVILRRPAIKDFSGSNFEAEPKSKESSLEIDYTELKEMFESPEESKDQTMDQCQQKICSNPCEEDESQSNISKIDGLCSVNLEDNIMDQGILSLFTQRNKISQAVREHDDLPSKTENTFTEKKAKKSLLSFHSEIKAKSDNQRTISLRSRSKTKSDSESLGSTKIHLKNDEKIVKKTWEKSVKEVVEDQARVTSQSIGRFCKTDKRLQEANSLSHSEKEEKEEHVESEPRMSGDTDDNTKNMMVPLRPRRRNQADKEGKTNSSDMSDIESSEMKSVKNLRESLYNAGVTRTLRSRNKNREPPSESDVSHTDDKKKLGKRLPRKVNEKITPLRFSRRNKTNKELQGSSPLLSEVDILAREKNENKGKALRSRNRIKTDTKLQESNSLVSDVVSSHTEGYEKKSVKVLKEKTLEKKIGMMALRSKNKNNEMFLSESDKSCTDDEKESVKSLPKKLKEQKILLDSRNRNNTIEELNSLSGETGESYAENDGKYVKSCQRKTVSVNEDGRALRTRNINKTSTDAACIENREKKPMGSLRSSTRSKGAKESQEPNVSPAKVLNKLQIANDEKKPVKAFQKLKDASPNKEMAASRSRSRNKVDKESQESNILSRETDSLYKSFPGKFMSLRSRSQNQIGPETQEIACTSVENSENKPLESLQEKKLKENTANKASLRSGNLKDEKNLPVKVQKNLNDATGNGEMMSLRSRSKNKMDTGLKVPTSRTYTEKDAEKSMSTFPGIFKNPVILEGILPLTRNRRNKADKLKEISHVFSATDIVEADEKKLSSLENKAGDKVEESFRTGSRNEVDGELCDFPLLSVTNITYTEKNKEETEKIKILKDKVVTEDMTSLIKSRLRNQNDSALIVSNPLPKTVDISPLVEDGKENIVQIFPDKCLNKTGGIISQASPAGTRLRNKSDSDLQRSTNLRKDEPSAVASKTTVVTAGKRTAKKAKNWKQVNRGKLRTANIKLSEPTDVENYTIPDNLLLKSAPEQDDTFKVTFVSAKETQLEPLLKEGSILLNNTNQTGENDALSGNEIWPRRLSNNKEQPDSQERGTLGSRRKYTLRETKRSTRRSKQNNSKQTARKNIKA, translated from the exons GGGTACAGAATGTGACATCCGCCTCCAGCTTCCAGTAGTATCCAGGCAACAATGCAAGATTGAATTTAATGAACAACTTGAG GCTATATTGATTAATTTAAATTCTGCAAATCCAACTCAATTAAATGGAGCTGCCTTTTATCATCCTGTAAAGCTAGAGCATGGAGATTTAATTACCATATTTGATCGTTCTTTCAG atttgaatatgaaaatgCCTCTCAAAATGAAGGAAAGCCAAGAAGGTCTTCAGAACCAAGAATCAAAATG GTCACACCAACTCGATCCCGAAGTGCCTCAATTCTCGATTCTG aacagTGTGAAAGAAGAGACCAGTCTTTCAGAGATACCCCTACAAAATACagtgaagaaaatattacaagacaATTCTCACCAGTACATTCTCTAGAAGAAAAAGCAAATGCAAATGAATCTAAAAAGGATGATGATGCTTCAGATAATGTGGAAGAACATTTTATAGGAAAAGTTCCAACTTTGAAAACCaaagaactgaaagaaaacaCCACAAATGTCATTGAAAATACTGTTTCCACTGATAGTGGAGGAAGTGATGGTAGTGGAAGAAGTGATGGTAACGGAGGAGATGTGAGCCTGTTTTCCACCCTTGAACAACCAGGGAAGAGTGGAAAAGGCTATTTCTCTCCTTTTAGTGAACTTTTTGGCCTAATGAAAGAAGAATTAAGCTGTAAGAGCCAACAAATAGGTGATCTGAACCACAGCAGCAGAAAATCAGGGGCTGCAAGCCAGGTCAGTATGGATGGTAAAGAGTGGGAAGCCGAACTCCTTCATCTGCCTGGCTCCAGACCCTTGCGCAGGAGCAAGACCCTAAAGCACATCACCATCTCTGGTGCAGAGAAGGAGGGTGGTACTTTCAAAGAACTATGGCTTGAAGACCCTTTCAAGAACTATTCTTCGGAAAAAGTCATAGTGAAGGCACAAGACCAAGAATTACAGCAGCTGAGCACTCCCCGAAAGCGGAGGAAGAGCGAAGAATTACCTGCTGAAAATtcaggggagagaaagaataagacCGGGAAAGAGGCCAGAAGGAGATCAGCCCCTGTAGGGCCCCTGTCAGAGGCCAAGAGTCAGCATTCTCTATACCCACTCAGGTCCCAAACAAAGACACCCGAGATGTGCTCCTTGAGGAGTAGTCGACTGTCCAAACTGGGGAGAGAGGCTTTGGAGGCACAAAAAAGCAAGGCCACACCTGCTGAGAAGCCCATTCTCAAAGAGAGCGACTCTAACGGGACAGGTGAATTTGTAGATTTGACCAAAAATAAAGGAAGCTCCAAGGGAAATAAGAACCAGCTTActccaaagaaagcttcaaattcagaacaaatatcaaagaaaattcaAGATGAACTTGATTTTGAAG atactgTCATTGAGAGTGATGGATTATCTGCAAAAAGGAGGAGAGTTTCTTTTGGAGTCCATTTAAGACCTGAATTATTTGATGAAAACTTACCTCCCAATACACCTGTTAAAAAAGGAGAAAGCCCAGGGATAAGAAGAACATCATTTGGAAACTGTCCTCCTCGGGCTGTCCTGAAGAAACCAATAATTAAG CAGGAGCATTCTAAACTACCGGAAAAAGAGCCGCCTTCCACCAGTCTAGTGGAAGGGATGCTGCATGTACAAGATCTATCACTGGAGTTGCCAGCCAGTCCTAAGAAAATATCTTCAGCCTCCAGTGAGGACATTTCTCAATCATATTTCCTGGATGAGAATGCAATGTGTGTTCCTGTAGAAATCCAGCCCCAGAAGACTGTGAACACACCATCATACTCAAGGAGATCCTCTGGAAGAAGAAGTCAATATGATACCCTACAAAGAATTTATGCAAAGAGGAGGAGTGGTGCATCTGAAGCCAATCTCATGG TTGTACACTCTTGGGCAGATGTGGTGAGATTGGGTactagaaaaccccaaacaggcgTTGTTGTAAAACATGGTCTTGAGAGAAGAGTAATaaaaaagcagaagagattaacCCCGAAG AAACCAGCAAACGAAGCTCAGAATCACTTTAGCACAGGCCACGCAAACTCTCCCTGTACCATAGTGATCGGGAGGGCCCATACTGAAAAAGTGACTGCGCCTATACGGCCCTGTAGGATGCTGAACAACTTTGTTTTGAACCCTAACATGGATATGAATGAGGATTTAACAg GATTAGCAGACATGTTTGAAACCCCTATGAAACAGAAACCTCAGTCTCCTGAGACCGGTACAACTTTACAACATTTGTCTGAAGAACAATCATCTTTTTCAGGAGATGCGTCCTCAGGTCCTACTTCAG AGAGAGTGATGATACCCTTTATTCCGGACACAGCAAGACAGATATCTGGCCAGAGCATTACATGCCGCCGTTCCCCAAGAAACCGACAGTCATGGAGAGGAGATGATGAGATGTCTATTAAAGCCCTACGGGAGATCTCTGAAATTAGAAGTGATAAAATAATGAAGATTCCACTTCCAGATATTGATGTAGACCATAAAATATTAACACCGAGTTCAAAAAGGCAGAAGACTTCTACACCAAAGGAAAATGTACCAACACCATATCTTAATAGAATTGAAACACCAGATCAAATTGAAAGTGCTACACATGATACCCAAAAAGTAAACTTGGGGAGAAGTATGAACCAAAGTGTAGCCCTGGGAGGAGAACAACATTCAGAAATGGCAACACCAAATTCAGGGGCACGCATTTTAGAAGATATCTGTGTCAAGGGAGCTAGTGAAATACCATCAAACAAAGGGGAACAACCAAAAGAAAATTCTGTAGATATTCACATAGACCTAAGAGATCAAAAACCCAAAATGTCAGAAGGTCAGTTAGGAGTCACaacttccttaaaaattggaTCCGATAAAGAACAACCTGTCACTGATCATCTAGCAGGGAACCAAAAACATGTAAGAATTTCATTGCAAAATGAAAAGTACTCTCCAACAGGATCCAATAAAATGATAAAGCAAAAGCCAGATATTGTGTCTCTAGATGTGTTGACTACTCCAGGAACTGTAACAATAAAGAATGAGCTAGGAggcataaagaaaataataaaaaccccaaaggaaaaaatagagcCAGTTGATGACCTAATTGGCATCAGAGAGATTATGACTTCTCCAACACAAATGGTGGCAGAAATAAAAGATGGAGAAAACAAAGTGGCAGATTCTGCTGGGAATGATGTGAGCATTCAGAAAAATCTTAGGACAACCCCAAAGCAAGTAGTATGTTCTGCAGAAGGTGCCGAAGTCCCCAAGAAATTGATGAGGACAGTAAAGCAGCAAACTGAGGTGCAAGATCTCACCAATACTGAGCAGCTTATGAGCACTCCCAAACGAAAATGTGAGTCTGTTGAGCATCTAACAATGGTTAAGAGACTGATGAGAACCCCTAAAGATAAGGTAGAACCAGGAGAGGATGTGGCAGGCAATGAAAGACTGATGAGGACTCCTAAGGAAAAAGAGTTGGTAGAAAGTCACAAAAGCAACAGAAATGTCAATGTTAGGCAAACTCCAAAGCAGAAAGGTCAATCCATTGAAGATATGGTAGGTATCAGTAGACTTACACATGTTCCTAAGGAAAAGAGAGAACCACCAGAAGACCTCACAGGTCCCAAGGAGCCTATGAGTACTCCAAAGCAAATAATAGAACCAGTCAAAGATCAGAAAGTCAACCAGGCCATTATGAAGAAGTCAAGCCCAAAATATGAATCAGGAGATCTGACTTGCATCAAGAGACTGATGAGAACTCCTACAGTAAAGGGAGGAGAGCCAGTAGAAGACTTAACTGGCATCAAGAGACTGATGAGAACCcctagagaaaaaggagaaccAGTAGAAGACCTAACTGGCATCAAAAGACTGATGAGAACCCCTAAAGTAAAGGGAGAAGAACCAGCAGAAGACCTAACTGGCATCAAAAGACTGATGAGAACCCCTAAAGTAAAGGGAGAAGAACCAGCAGAAGACCTAACTGGCATCAAAAGACTGATGAGAACCCCTAAAGTAAAGGGAGCAGAGCCAGCAGAAGACCTAACTGGCATCAAGAGACTGATGAGAACCCCTAAAGTAAAGGGAGCAGAGCCAGCAGAAGACCTAACTGGCATCAAGAGACTGATGAGAACCCCTAAAGTAAAGGGAGCAGAGCCAGCAGAAGACCTAACTGGCATCAAGAGATTGATGAGAACCCCTAAAGTAAAGGGAGCAGAGCCAGCAGAAGACCTGACTGGCATCAAGAGACTGATGAGAACCCCTAAAGTAAAGGGAGCAGAGCCAGCAGAAGACCTGACTGGCATCAAGAGACTGATGAGAACCCCTAAAGTAAAGGGAGGAGAGCCAATAGAAGATCTGACTGGCATCAAGAGACTGATGAGAACCCCTAAAGTAAAGAGGGGAGAACCAGTAGAAGACCTAACTGGCATCAAGAGATTGATGAGAAGCCCTAAAGTAAAGGGAGAACCAGTAGAAGATCTAACTGGTATCAAGAGACTGATGAGAACCCCTAAAGTAAAGAGGGGAGAACCAGTAGAAGACCTAACTGGCATCAAGAGATTGATGAGAAGCCCTAAAGTAAAGGGAGAACCAGTAGAAGACCTTACTGGCATCAAGAGACTGATGAGAAGCcctaaagaaaaaggagaggtacTAGAAGATTTGACAGATGTTATTATGTTTATGGAGACTCCAGATAAAGTGGCAGAAAATATATCTAGTAGAAACACTGTCATGCAGAGTAACTCTCAAGAAATATCTGATATAGATTCAGAATTctcagaaaaaatacaagaaatagtGATACTCAGAAGACCAGCAATAAAAGATTTCAGTGGTTCAAATTTTGAAGCAGAgccaaaatcaaaagaatccagtTTGGAAATAGACTACACTGAGCTTAAAGAAATGTTTGAGTCACCAGAGGAAAGCAAG GACCAAACCATGGACCAATGCCAACAGAAAATTTGCTCTAATCCTTGTGAAGAAGATG aaagtcagtctaatatctctaaAATTGATGGGTTATGCTCAGTGAACCTGGAAGATAACATTATGGACCAAGGAATTCTATCTTTATTtactcaaagaaataaaattagccAGGCTGTACGAGAACATGATGATTTGCCTAGTAAGACAGAAAACACATTCacagagaaaaaagcaaagaaatctcTGCTGAGTTTTCACAGTGAAATTAAAGCTAAAAGTGACAATCAAAGAACAATATCGTTAAGATCCAGAAGCAAAACCAAATCTGATTCAGAATCACTTGGTTCAACAAAGATCCACTTAAAGAATGATGAGAAGATTGTGAAGAAGACCTGGGAGAAAAGTGTAAAGGAGGTGGTTGAAGATCAAGCTAGGGTAACCTCACAATCTATAGGCAGATTCTGTAAAACTGATAAAAGGCTCCAGGAAGCCAATAGTTTatcacactcagagaaagaagaaaaggaggaacatGTGGAGAGTGAGCCCAGAATGTCTGGGGACACAGATGACAATACAAAGAACATGATGGTACCTTTGAGacctagaagaagaaatcaagctGATAAAGAAGGGAAAACTAATTCATCAGATATGTCAGACATAGAGAGCTCTGAAATGAAATCAGTGAAGAACTTAAGGGAAAGCTTATACAATGCAGGAGTGACAAGAACATTAAGatctagaaataaaaatagagaacCACCTAGTGAATCAGATGTGTCACACACAGATGACAAAAAGAAACTTGGTAAGAGACTGCcaagaaaagtaaatgaaaagataACCCCTCTAAGATTTAGCAGAAGGAATAAAACCAATAAAGAATTACAAGGATCCAGTCCTTTGTTGAGTGAAGTGGATATATTAGccagagagaagaatgaaaataaaggaaaagcttTAAGATCTAGAAATAGAATTAAAACTGACACGAAATTACAAGAATCTAATAGTTTGGTTAGTGATGTTGTCTCATCCCACACAGAGGGATATGAAAAGAAATCTGTGAAAGTCTTAAAGGAGAagacattggaaaaaaaaattggaatgatGGCTTTgagatctaaaaataaaaataacgaAATGTTTCTTAGTGAATCAGATAAGTCATGCACAGATGATGAAAAGGAATCTGTGAAAAGTTTGCCAAAGAAgttgaaagaacagaaaatacTACTGGActctagaaatagaaataatactaTTGAAGAACTGAATAGTTTATCGGGTGAAACAGGTGAGTCATACgcagaaaatgatggaaaatatgTGAAGAGCTGCCAGAGGAAGACTGTCAGTGTGAATGAAGATGGGAGAGCTTTAAGAACTAGAAACATAAATAAAACTTCAACAGATGCAGCATGCATAGAGAATAGGGAAAAGAAACCTATGGGATCTTTAAGATCTAGTACTAGATCTAAGGGTGCTAAGGAATCACAAGAGCCCAATGTTTCACCTGCTAAAGTACTTAATAAGCTTCAGATAGCGAATGATGAGAAGAAACCTGTGAAGGCCTTCCAGAAATTAAAAGATGCAAGTCCAAATAAAGAGATGGCAGCTTCAAGATCTAGAAGCAGAAATAAAGTGGATAAGGAATCCCAAGAATCTAATATATTGTCTAGAGAAACAGACAGTTTGTACAAGAGCTTCCCGGGGAAGTTTATGTCATTAAGATCTCGAAGTCAAAACCAAATTGGTCCAGAAACACAAGAGATTGCATGTACAAGTGTAGAGAACAGTGAAAATAAGCCTCTGGAAAGTCTccaggagaagaaactgaaagaGAACACAGCAAATAAAGCATCTTTACGATCTGGAAACCTAAAGGATGAAAAGAATCTGCCTGTGAAAGttcagaagaatttaaatgatgcAACAGGAAATGGAGAGATGATGTCTTTAAGGtctagaagtaaaaataaaatggatacaGGACTGAAAGTACCAACATCCAGAACTTACACAGAAAAAGATGCAGAGAAATCAATGAGTACTTTCCCAGGGATCTTTAAAAATCCAGTGATACTTGAAGGAATTCTACCTTTAACTAGGAACAGAAGAAACAAAGCTGATAAACTGAAAGAAATTTCCCATGTATTTAGTGCAACAGACATAGTTGAAGCAGATGAAAAGAAGCTTTCAAGCCTGGAAAATAAAGCAGGGGATAAAGTGGAAGAatcatttagaactggaagcagAAATGAAGTTGATGGAGaactttgtgattttcctttgcTTAGTGTAACCAATATCACTTACACGGAGAAGAataaggaagaaacagagaagatCAAGATCCTAAAAGATAAAGTTGTGACTGAAGACATGACATCCTTAATAAAGTCCAGACTTAGAAATCAAAATGATTCCGCACTGATAGTATCTAATCCTTTGCCCAAAACAGTGGACATCTCACCCTTGGTAgaggatggaaaagaaaatattgttcAGATCTTTCCAGACAAGTGCTTAAACAAAACTGGAGGCATCATAAGTCAAGCATCTCCAGCAGGAACCAGGCTTAGAAATAAAAGTGATTCAGATCTGCAAAGATCTACTAATCTGAGGAAAGATGAGCCATCCGCTGTTGCCTCCAAGACTACTGTTGTAACAGCAGGAAAACGAACAGCAAAAAAagccaaaaactggaagcaaGTTAATAGAGGAAAATTAAGGACTGCTAACATCAAACTATCAGAGCCAACTGATGTTGAAAACTATACTATCCCAGAcaatcttcttttaaaatcagCCCCAGAGCAAGATGACACCTTCAAAGTTACTTTTGTATCAGCAAAAGAAACCCAGTTGGAACCTTTGCTTAAAGAAGGAAGCATTCTGTTAAATAACACAAACCAGACGGGAGAAAATGATGCTTTATCAGGGAATGAAATTTGGCCCAGAAGATTAAGTAATAACAAGGAGCAACCTGACTCACAGGAAAGAGGAACTCTTGGCTCTAGAAGAAAATACACCCTAAGAGAGACCAAACGATCCACCAGAAGGTCAAAGCAG AATAACAGCAAGCAGACTGCAAGAAAGAACATTAAAGCCTAG